Proteins co-encoded in one Metabacillus sp. KUDC1714 genomic window:
- a CDS encoding 5-formyltetrahydrofolate cyclo-ligase, which translates to MDKKHLRTLIKQRLAEMSEETFRHYSKDIHQQLFSLQSWKEAHTIAVTISNGREVDTTNIIERAWQDKKRIVVPKCDPKTNTMEFRQITSFDQLERVFFGLLEPKVLETEKVSPNQIDLMIIPGICYDRRGYRIGYGGGYFDRYLTHYKNDTLSLAFSMQIVEKVPAEPHDLPVSTIITECGVIN; encoded by the coding sequence ATGGATAAGAAACATTTACGAACCTTAATTAAGCAGAGATTAGCTGAAATGTCTGAGGAAACATTTAGACACTATTCGAAGGATATTCATCAACAATTATTTTCTTTACAGTCTTGGAAAGAAGCTCATACAATTGCGGTGACAATATCAAATGGCCGTGAAGTTGATACCACAAACATCATCGAAAGGGCATGGCAAGACAAGAAACGTATCGTTGTCCCAAAATGTGACCCTAAAACAAATACGATGGAGTTTAGACAAATAACCTCCTTTGACCAGCTTGAACGCGTCTTTTTTGGTCTTTTAGAGCCGAAAGTTTTGGAAACGGAAAAAGTCAGTCCAAATCAAATTGATCTCATGATAATACCAGGTATCTGTTATGACAGGAGGGGCTATCGTATTGGCTATGGTGGCGGTTATTTTGACCGATATTTAACACATTACAAAAACGATACCTTGTCTTTAGCCTTTTCTATGCAAATTGTTGAGAAAGTGCCTGCTGAGCCACATGATCTTCCTGTTTCAACAATTATTACTGAATGTGGGGTAATTAACTAA
- a CDS encoding glycosyltransferase family 4 protein, with the protein MNEKKVLYLDNEANLTILLLTTEYRDHIIGGLGRHVTDLTSEGIKRGITYIVVTISKTDRESYKVEDGVHVFRLLPWKRKPSEFLDYIRNINFRFSQFVLQELQLSFDLIHVHDWLTGIAGSQLKDILKMPLLTTFHATEIGRKQDQVTAITKRIIDYETKLVQASDRIIVCSLYMKNVLINELGCPIEKLEVIPNGVIPKNYQAIMLNEDVRNRFPFINSPFLFAMGRLVKEKGFQLFIHAFSEIHQEFPDFILVIAGKGPFESELKQLTKKFNLENKVIFTGFLHDLERNTLLKHCDMLVIPSLYEPFGIIALEGMAAAKPTVAFNIGGLGEILAEKRGILINEANSKSLAEILRKYLSQPDQYREIAYKGFQSVNSEYNWSLLIDETADVYKNMI; encoded by the coding sequence ATGAATGAGAAGAAGGTGCTGTATTTGGATAATGAAGCAAATTTGACTATTTTACTCTTAACAACTGAATATCGAGATCATATCATTGGAGGACTCGGCAGACATGTTACTGATTTAACTTCAGAAGGGATAAAGCGGGGGATTACGTATATCGTTGTTACAATTTCTAAAACAGATAGAGAATCATATAAAGTTGAAGATGGTGTTCACGTTTTTCGCTTACTACCCTGGAAGAGAAAGCCCTCAGAATTCTTGGATTACATTCGAAATATAAATTTTCGTTTTTCACAGTTTGTTTTACAGGAATTACAACTTTCCTTTGATTTAATACATGTTCATGATTGGTTAACTGGTATTGCGGGTAGTCAGTTAAAAGATATTTTGAAGATGCCGCTGCTCACAACCTTTCATGCGACCGAAATCGGAAGAAAGCAAGATCAGGTCACTGCTATAACCAAAAGGATAATAGATTATGAAACAAAGCTCGTACAGGCATCTGATCGTATCATCGTATGTAGTTTATATATGAAGAACGTCTTAATTAATGAGCTTGGCTGTCCCATAGAAAAGCTTGAGGTTATTCCAAATGGAGTCATTCCGAAGAATTATCAAGCAATTATGTTAAATGAAGATGTACGAAATAGGTTTCCTTTTATAAATTCTCCATTTTTATTTGCAATGGGAAGACTTGTTAAAGAAAAGGGCTTTCAACTATTTATCCATGCATTTTCGGAAATTCATCAAGAGTTCCCAGATTTTATACTTGTAATTGCAGGTAAAGGACCATTTGAATCAGAATTAAAGCAATTAACGAAAAAATTCAATTTAGAGAATAAAGTAATTTTTACAGGCTTTTTACATGATTTAGAACGGAATACCTTATTAAAACATTGTGATATGTTAGTTATACCGAGTTTATACGAGCCGTTTGGCATTATTGCATTAGAGGGTATGGCTGCTGCTAAACCGACTGTTGCCTTCAATATAGGTGGCTTAGGAGAAATCCTTGCAGAAAAGCGCGGAATTTTAATTAATGAAGCAAACAGTAAGAGCCTTGCAGAAATACTTCGTAAATATTTATCACAGCCTGATCAGTATCGGGAGATTGCATATAAAGGTTTCCAGTCAGTAAATTCTGAGTATAATTGGTCTTTACTTATTGATGAAACAGCTGATGTTTATAAAAATATGATATAA
- a CDS encoding endolytic transglycosylase MltG: MSKTGFQTFAAGMIVATSLLGGTYLLSDNKSAEANAEKKEVTKSDVESYLTSNGKVSITTDEYEELLAAKDKAVQQQDTKTAEETPQQEESTAEEKKEEVVKYSVTIKSGMTTSEISDLLEQNGIIEDSFDFDQFLIKGNYHQKVQLGTFTVQKGMTYNQLAEVLTK; this comes from the coding sequence ATGAGTAAAACCGGATTTCAAACATTTGCAGCAGGCATGATTGTGGCTACATCATTACTTGGCGGAACATATCTTTTATCTGATAACAAATCAGCAGAAGCTAATGCAGAAAAGAAAGAAGTTACTAAAAGCGATGTTGAATCATATTTAACAAGTAACGGAAAAGTTTCGATAACAACTGACGAATATGAAGAATTATTAGCAGCAAAGGATAAAGCTGTTCAGCAACAGGATACAAAAACAGCAGAGGAAACACCTCAACAAGAAGAAAGTACAGCTGAAGAAAAGAAAGAAGAAGTAGTTAAATATAGTGTTACAATTAAATCAGGTATGACAACTAGTGAGATTTCTGATTTACTAGAGCAAAATGGAATTATTGAAGATTCCTTTGATTTTGATCAATTTTTAATCAAGGGTAACTATCATCAAAAGGTACAGCTTGGTACATTCACTGTTCAAAAAGGAATGACATATAACCAGCTTGCAGAAGTATTAACAAAATAA
- a CDS encoding L-lactate dehydrogenase, with the protein MASNVNRVALIGTGFVGSSYAFALLNQGVTEELVLIDLNKEKSEGDAMDLNHGLAFAPSPTKIWYGGYEDCNDADIVVICAGANQKPGETRLDLVAKNVKIFKTIVTDVMASGFDGIFIVATNPVDILTYAVWKYSGLPQSRVIGSGTILDTARFRYLLGEHFKVDTRNVHAYIIGEHGDTELPVWSHADIGGVPILETMTDEQEKLEEIFVNVRDAAYHIINRKGATYYGIAMGLVRLTKAILHNEHSILTVSCHLAGEYGEDDVYIGVPAIVNRNGIQKVVELRLNEHEKKQFAHSANVLKETMFPFFKG; encoded by the coding sequence ATGGCTAGTAATGTAAATCGTGTCGCACTTATAGGTACAGGTTTTGTAGGATCTAGTTATGCATTTGCCTTGTTAAATCAAGGTGTTACGGAAGAATTAGTTTTAATTGATCTGAACAAGGAGAAATCAGAAGGTGACGCAATGGATCTTAATCATGGCTTAGCCTTTGCTCCAAGCCCTACTAAAATCTGGTATGGAGGCTATGAGGATTGTAATGATGCGGATATCGTTGTTATTTGCGCAGGAGCTAATCAAAAGCCTGGAGAAACCAGACTAGATTTAGTAGCTAAAAACGTAAAAATTTTCAAAACAATTGTAACTGATGTGATGGCTAGCGGGTTTGATGGTATCTTTATTGTTGCTACAAATCCAGTGGATATTTTAACATATGCGGTTTGGAAGTATTCTGGCTTGCCACAAAGCCGTGTTATTGGCTCTGGAACGATTCTTGATACAGCAAGATTTCGTTATCTTTTAGGTGAACATTTTAAAGTAGACACACGCAATGTTCATGCTTATATTATCGGGGAACACGGTGACACTGAGCTGCCAGTGTGGAGCCATGCTGATATTGGGGGTGTCCCAATCCTTGAAACTATGACCGATGAGCAGGAGAAGCTTGAAGAAATTTTTGTAAATGTCAGGGATGCAGCCTACCATATTATTAATCGAAAAGGCGCAACATATTATGGGATAGCGATGGGACTTGTCAGGTTAACAAAAGCCATTCTTCATAATGAACACTCTATTTTAACAGTATCTTGTCATTTAGCAGGTGAATATGGTGAGGATGATGTATATATAGGAGTTCCTGCGATTGTGAATCGAAATGGAATACAAAAGGTGGTAGAGCTTCGCCTAAATGAACATGAGAAAAAACAATTTGCCCATTCAGCAAATGTCTTAAAAGAAACAATGTTTCCCTTTTTTAAAGGATAA
- a CDS encoding carbon starvation CstA family protein, producing MATFIVSVVLLIVGYFVYSRVVERIFGINDQRVTPAYTKTDGLDFMPMGWLKATLIQLLNIAGLGPIFGAIMGALYGPVAFIWIVIGCLFAGAVHDYFSGMLSLKHGGEQFPTLVGRYLGKSVKTIINLVSIVLMILVAAAFTAGPAQLVEQLTPLSYSASLLLIFVYFVLAAVLPINKLIGKIYPVFGVILIIMAVSIGFALFFMDYSVPNLTFKNLHPGEIPVWPLLMVTISCGAISGFHSTQSPILSRTLKKESDGRRVFFGAMVAEGIIALIWAAAGMTFFGGPDGLQGALAEGGTAGVVNEISKSTLGQFGGILAILGVIILPITTGDTALRSSRMMLVELFSKFGNFDSKIKTVLMTIPVVIPTYLLTQMDYTFLWRYVGWTNQVVATVMLWTAAMFLLQSQKFHWIASIPALFMTAVTGSYIFYAPEGFQLSYQTSMICGSVVFVSVFVWFLVQLKKYKYKEVALKKVA from the coding sequence ATGGCAACTTTTATTGTATCAGTCGTTTTATTAATTGTAGGTTATTTTGTATATTCAAGAGTAGTAGAAAGAATTTTCGGTATTAATGATCAACGTGTTACTCCTGCTTACACTAAAACTGATGGTTTGGACTTTATGCCGATGGGGTGGCTTAAGGCTACTCTCATTCAATTATTAAATATCGCTGGATTAGGTCCCATCTTCGGTGCGATTATGGGCGCACTTTATGGACCTGTAGCATTTATTTGGATTGTTATTGGATGCTTGTTCGCAGGTGCTGTACATGATTATTTCTCTGGTATGCTTTCTCTGAAACACGGCGGAGAACAATTCCCAACACTTGTTGGGCGCTATTTAGGTAAATCAGTTAAAACGATTATAAATCTTGTTTCAATTGTTTTAATGATTCTTGTTGCTGCAGCTTTTACAGCTGGCCCAGCACAATTAGTTGAACAACTTACACCTTTAAGTTATTCAGCATCATTACTTCTAATTTTTGTTTATTTTGTTTTGGCTGCCGTTTTACCAATAAACAAACTAATAGGTAAAATCTATCCAGTATTTGGAGTTATTTTAATTATTATGGCTGTATCCATAGGATTTGCATTATTCTTTATGGATTACTCAGTACCAAATTTGACGTTTAAAAATTTACATCCAGGTGAAATTCCAGTTTGGCCATTATTAATGGTAACCATCTCATGTGGGGCCATTTCTGGGTTTCATAGTACTCAAAGCCCTATTTTATCTAGAACCTTGAAAAAAGAAAGTGATGGTCGCAGAGTATTTTTTGGCGCAATGGTTGCTGAAGGAATTATTGCATTAATATGGGCTGCTGCAGGTATGACATTCTTTGGAGGACCAGATGGTTTGCAAGGTGCATTAGCCGAAGGTGGAACTGCTGGTGTCGTGAACGAAATTAGTAAATCTACTCTAGGACAATTTGGCGGAATCTTAGCAATTCTTGGAGTGATCATCCTTCCAATAACTACTGGTGATACAGCGCTTAGATCTTCGAGGATGATGTTAGTCGAATTATTTAGCAAATTTGGAAATTTTGATTCTAAGATAAAAACCGTATTGATGACAATCCCTGTTGTAATCCCTACCTATTTATTAACGCAAATGGATTACACTTTCCTTTGGAGATATGTTGGTTGGACTAATCAGGTTGTTGCAACAGTTATGCTTTGGACAGCAGCAATGTTTTTACTACAAAGTCAGAAATTCCATTGGATCGCAAGCATTCCTGCGTTATTTATGACAGCTGTAACTGGCTCATATATTTTCTATGCTCCAGAAGGATTTCAACTATCTTATCAAACATCAATGATTTGTGGCTCAGTTGTATTTGTATCAGTGTTCGTGTGGTTCCTAGTACAACTTAAAAAATACAAATATAAAGAAGTTGCTCTTAAGAAAGTTGCATGA
- a CDS encoding rhomboid family protein, with translation MVIEQDYLYWSLIEQLVVEQKYSILALSQDGREVLLEPFRNKQFTLVRLRRMDVDWGNTLALDIEQAGARFEQLLRNGVRGPIRIMNIYVSSLPPVDDYPESFVKGYSRSKGKIDITSTLLIKDNLKEKIQKLEEALNVPVKFDHEIQRENLELADIQKVRNRVIDFQNQQKEEERKIFQNGKPFLTYLFLGLQIFMFLLLELYGGSTNSETLVRFGAKYNPLIYEGEWWRFFTPIVLHIGFLHLLMNSFALYYIGPAVERAYGSLRFLFIYLVAGVSGSIVSFAFSPFLSAGASGAIFGCFGALLYIGVQNRKVFFRTMGSNLLVVVAINLALGFAIPNIDNAGHIGGLVGGFLAALIVQLPKRKHILLRLIGLAATITLLVILYRYGISQTEEQHSQYTVLQGQELIQDEKYEEAYTYLNEAIKTDNSSNDLLFLLSVSEIELEKYDQAVRHLKQIISDDNSYHQAHFNLSILYANRGDISLALEEVNNALEYDPTNEDYKSFKEQINR, from the coding sequence ATGGTGATAGAGCAAGATTATTTATATTGGTCATTAATAGAACAACTAGTAGTGGAGCAGAAATATTCAATTTTGGCTCTATCCCAGGATGGTCGTGAGGTATTGCTAGAGCCGTTTCGTAATAAACAATTTACGCTAGTTCGGTTAAGAAGAATGGATGTTGATTGGGGAAACACACTTGCTTTAGATATTGAACAAGCAGGTGCAAGATTTGAACAACTTTTAAGAAATGGTGTAAGAGGTCCAATTCGTATAATGAATATATATGTTTCTTCATTACCACCTGTAGATGACTATCCTGAAAGCTTTGTTAAAGGATACAGTAGATCGAAAGGTAAAATAGATATAACCTCTACCTTGTTAATAAAGGATAATCTAAAGGAAAAGATTCAAAAATTAGAAGAAGCATTAAATGTTCCAGTGAAATTTGATCATGAAATACAAAGGGAAAATCTAGAACTTGCAGACATTCAAAAAGTAAGAAATAGAGTTATCGACTTTCAAAACCAACAGAAAGAAGAAGAAAGAAAAATCTTTCAAAATGGTAAGCCTTTTTTAACGTATCTTTTTTTAGGATTACAAATTTTTATGTTTCTCCTTCTCGAATTATACGGCGGAAGTACTAATTCGGAGACTTTAGTTCGTTTCGGAGCAAAATATAATCCCCTCATTTATGAAGGGGAGTGGTGGAGATTTTTCACTCCCATTGTGTTACATATTGGTTTTTTGCATTTACTGATGAATAGTTTTGCGCTCTATTACATTGGGCCTGCAGTTGAACGAGCGTATGGCTCACTACGCTTTTTGTTTATCTATTTAGTTGCTGGCGTTTCTGGTTCGATTGTAAGCTTTGCATTTAGTCCGTTTCTATCTGCGGGTGCCTCTGGTGCTATATTCGGTTGTTTCGGTGCGTTATTATACATAGGGGTGCAAAATAGAAAAGTTTTTTTTCGAACGATGGGTTCTAACCTATTAGTAGTAGTAGCCATTAACTTGGCGCTTGGCTTTGCAATTCCAAATATTGATAATGCGGGACATATTGGTGGATTAGTTGGTGGTTTTCTTGCAGCATTAATTGTTCAACTTCCTAAAAGAAAGCATATTCTACTGAGACTAATAGGTTTAGCTGCAACAATTACTTTATTAGTTATTTTATATCGTTACGGAATTAGCCAAACTGAAGAGCAGCATTCGCAGTATACAGTTCTTCAAGGTCAAGAGTTAATACAGGATGAAAAATATGAAGAAGCATACACTTATTTAAATGAAGCAATAAAAACGGATAACAGCTCAAATGATCTCTTGTTTTTGTTATCTGTAAGTGAAATTGAATTGGAAAAGTATGATCAAGCAGTCCGGCATTTAAAACAAATTATTTCAGATGATAATTCCTATCATCAAGCTCATTTTAACCTCTCGATCTTATATGCAAATAGGGGTGACATTTCTCTTGCATTGGAAGAGGTAAATAATGCATTGGAATATGACCCTACAAATGAGGATTATAAATCATTTAAGGAACAAATTAATCGTTAA
- the rpmG gene encoding 50S ribosomal protein L33, whose translation MRVNITLACTDCGERNYISKKNKRNNPDRLELKKYCSRDKKMTTHRETK comes from the coding sequence ATGCGTGTAAATATTACATTAGCTTGCACTGATTGTGGCGAACGTAACTATATTTCTAAAAAGAATAAACGTAATAACCCAGATCGTCTTGAGCTTAAGAAATATTGTTCAAGAGATAAAAAAATGACTACACACCGCGAAACAAAGTAA
- a CDS encoding DUF92 domain-containing protein codes for MLELELVWAFLFICLISYAGWKVNSLTVSGAIGAVCVGFLIYLGFSWQGLFVLGCFFSSSSFLSKYQSSKKSNLQDMLEKGDRRDIVQVMANGSVPAILGLFQFIEPSVDPTVLLCFCISIAAANADTWASEVGTLSKRKPRLLLTLKKVERGTSGAVSILGTSAALAGATFISIIAGILFSISFYFMLCIVIFGFIGNILDTLLGQTIQVKYKCNVCEKITEKQIHCSNSGTKLTKYSFLNNDAVNLLSIASATILGFILS; via the coding sequence ATGTTAGAGCTCGAATTGGTTTGGGCCTTTTTGTTTATATGTTTGATATCATATGCTGGTTGGAAGGTAAATTCATTAACTGTCAGTGGTGCAATCGGAGCGGTATGTGTAGGATTTCTCATTTATCTAGGGTTTTCCTGGCAGGGTCTATTCGTATTAGGCTGCTTTTTCAGTAGTTCAAGTTTCTTAAGTAAATATCAAAGTTCAAAGAAGTCAAACCTTCAGGATATGCTAGAAAAAGGAGATCGCAGAGACATTGTTCAGGTGATGGCCAATGGAAGTGTTCCTGCGATACTTGGACTATTTCAATTTATCGAACCGAGTGTAGATCCTACGGTATTACTTTGCTTTTGTATATCGATCGCTGCTGCTAATGCTGATACATGGGCATCTGAGGTCGGTACGCTAAGTAAGCGAAAGCCTAGATTACTTTTAACCTTAAAAAAAGTAGAAAGAGGCACGTCTGGTGCAGTATCTATCCTAGGCACGAGTGCCGCATTAGCTGGAGCGACTTTTATAAGTATAATTGCAGGAATCTTGTTTTCTATTTCCTTTTACTTTATGTTGTGTATCGTAATTTTTGGTTTTATCGGAAATATCCTTGACACATTACTAGGGCAGACAATTCAAGTTAAATATAAGTGTAATGTTTGTGAAAAAATAACTGAAAAACAAATACATTGTAGTAATAGTGGTACGAAGCTGACAAAGTATAGTTTTCTAAATAATGATGCAGTGAACCTTTTATCAATTGCGTCTGCTACTATATTAGGTTTTATTCTTTCATGA
- a CDS encoding spore germination protein, with product MAYEVEKKVVSKDFQENIDFLSERLGVKKSFDVIQLDLEYAGRKMALFMVDGFVKDDILHYLMRYLSELSPEQIEENTLQRLLKTYIPYVEIDKSNDLNSVVHTVLAGPTALVVDGIDEVILIDARTYPVRGPQEPDMERVVRGSRDGYVETIVFNTALTRRRIRDRSLRMEYLQVGRRSKTDVVVCYLEDIADLDHVKDLKKSLEAIDTDGLPMGEKTIEEFIAGRHLNPYPMVRYTERPDTAAAHLYEGHVIVFVDGSPSALITPTTFWHHLQHAEEYRNKPVVGAYLRIVRFMAVWTSIFLLPLWYLLAENPGLLPPGLEFIGINEQGHIPLLIQFLLIEIGIDVLRMAAIHTPSSLATALGLVAALMIGQVAVEVGLLTYEVVLYLAIAAIGTFATPSYELGLANRIFRIILLLFTAWLGVIGFVGGITCWIIMLARMKSFNVPYLYPFIPFNYRGMRDVLFRAPMPLKNRRPTFLHPQDPDR from the coding sequence ATGGCGTATGAGGTAGAAAAGAAAGTTGTTTCAAAAGATTTTCAAGAAAATATAGATTTTTTATCTGAACGACTAGGAGTAAAAAAAAGCTTTGATGTCATTCAGTTAGATCTTGAATATGCTGGGCGAAAAATGGCTTTGTTTATGGTAGATGGATTTGTTAAGGATGATATTCTTCATTATTTAATGAGATATTTATCAGAGCTTTCTCCAGAGCAGATTGAGGAAAACACTTTACAGCGGCTATTAAAAACATATATTCCTTATGTTGAAATTGATAAATCAAATGACTTAAACTCAGTAGTCCACACTGTGCTAGCAGGACCAACAGCGCTTGTCGTTGATGGCATTGACGAAGTGATCTTAATCGATGCTCGGACATACCCGGTTAGAGGTCCGCAAGAGCCAGATATGGAGCGAGTTGTTCGAGGCTCAAGAGATGGATATGTTGAAACAATTGTCTTTAACACTGCTTTAACGAGAAGGCGAATAAGAGACCGTTCGCTTCGGATGGAATACTTACAGGTTGGAAGACGCTCTAAAACAGATGTTGTGGTTTGTTATTTAGAGGATATTGCCGATTTAGATCACGTAAAAGATCTAAAAAAATCACTAGAAGCAATCGATACAGATGGTCTGCCGATGGGGGAAAAAACTATTGAAGAGTTTATTGCAGGTAGACATTTAAACCCATATCCTATGGTTAGATACACAGAGCGACCAGATACTGCTGCAGCACATTTGTATGAGGGTCATGTCATTGTTTTCGTTGATGGATCTCCGAGTGCACTTATTACGCCAACAACGTTTTGGCATCACCTTCAGCATGCAGAGGAATATCGCAATAAACCAGTTGTGGGTGCTTATTTACGCATTGTTCGATTTATGGCGGTTTGGACATCAATTTTCCTTCTCCCTCTTTGGTATTTACTTGCTGAAAATCCGGGGCTACTACCTCCTGGTCTAGAATTTATCGGAATTAATGAACAAGGTCATATTCCATTACTCATTCAGTTTTTGCTTATTGAGATAGGAATAGATGTATTAAGGATGGCTGCGATACATACTCCTTCATCATTGGCTACCGCACTTGGATTAGTTGCGGCTTTGATGATTGGTCAAGTAGCTGTTGAGGTTGGGCTTCTAACATATGAAGTGGTTCTTTATTTAGCTATAGCAGCTATTGGAACCTTTGCAACCCCAAGTTATGAGCTAGGCCTTGCGAATCGAATCTTCCGTATTATCTTATTACTCTTTACAGCATGGCTGGGTGTAATCGGATTTGTAGGTGGAATAACTTGTTGGATTATCATGCTTGCTCGTATGAAATCATTTAATGTACCATATTTATATCCATTCATTCCATTTAATTATCGAGGAATGCGAGATGTATTATTTAGAGCACCTATGCCATTGAAAAATAGACGGCCAACGTTTCTGCATCCTCAAGATCCTGATCGTTAA
- the phoU gene encoding phosphate signaling complex protein PhoU: MSVRERFDFDLKNLRDKLIEIGSLTEVALSKAIHALENQNIEEALEIIEDDNRVDDLDEEINDLAIILIAKQQPVAVDLRRIIVAIKISSDIERMADFAVNIAKSTVRIGDEPLVKPINSIKKMHNIALEMLSLSIKAFNEEDIVLAKKVADMDDQVDELYGETIRDILELMESKKENSQQLTQLLFICRYIERTADHTTNISESIMYLVKGQRYDLNS; this comes from the coding sequence ATGAGTGTTAGAGAAAGATTTGATTTTGACTTAAAAAACTTAAGAGATAAACTAATCGAAATTGGAAGCCTTACAGAAGTTGCACTTAGTAAAGCTATACATGCATTAGAAAACCAAAATATTGAAGAGGCTTTGGAAATAATCGAGGACGACAATAGAGTAGATGATCTTGATGAAGAGATAAATGATTTAGCGATCATTTTAATTGCAAAGCAACAACCTGTTGCCGTTGACCTTAGAAGAATTATTGTCGCAATCAAAATTTCCAGTGACATCGAAAGGATGGCTGATTTTGCTGTTAATATCGCAAAATCAACTGTTAGAATTGGTGATGAACCTCTAGTTAAGCCGATCAATAGTATTAAAAAAATGCATAATATTGCATTAGAAATGCTATCTCTCTCAATAAAAGCTTTTAATGAAGAGGATATCGTTTTAGCAAAAAAAGTCGCTGATATGGATGATCAAGTAGACGAGTTATATGGTGAAACAATCCGTGATATTCTAGAGCTTATGGAATCCAAAAAGGAAAACTCTCAGCAACTTACCCAGCTATTGTTTATATGCCGATATATTGAAAGAACGGCAGACCATACAACAAATATATCTGAAAGCATCATGTACCTTGTCAAAGGCCAACGATATGATTTGAATAGCTAA